One Tolypothrix bouteillei VB521301 DNA window includes the following coding sequences:
- a CDS encoding 4Fe-4S binding protein, whose product MIELVSESKCIECNVCVNVCPTNVFDMVPDAPPTIARQSDCQTCFMCELYCPTDALYVAPQVEPLESVNEQVLAEKGFLGSYRRDIGWGRGRESGAKQDSTYELLKHMK is encoded by the coding sequence ATGATAGAGTTAGTCAGTGAGTCAAAGTGCATTGAGTGTAATGTGTGCGTAAACGTTTGTCCAACAAACGTATTCGATATGGTACCAGATGCACCGCCAACTATTGCCAGACAAAGCGACTGTCAAACCTGTTTCATGTGTGAGTTGTATTGTCCCACAGACGCTCTTTATGTCGCACCCCAAGTTGAGCCACTTGAGTCAGTCAATGAACAAGTTTTGGCTGAAAAAGGGTTTTTGGGAAGTTACCGCCGAGACATTGGCTGGGGACGCGGGCGTGAAAGCGGGGCAAAACAAGACTCAACTTACGAGTTGTTGAAGCATATGAAGTAA
- a CDS encoding sulfonate ABC transporter substrate-binding protein: protein MLDQILQILLSQWKALTKLRFQRRDRSQGLLSVFSKPFFGAFLAGLFLSLLFAACSANNTADTSNPTATSVANSGSTKASVLRFGYQKSAILIKAKGVLEKRLQPEGVSVEWIEFPAGPQLLEALNVGSIDFGHTGESPPIFAQAAGAALTYIAGIAASPQGSAILVPQNSPIKTLADLKGKKIAFQKGSSAHYMLLQLLEKAKLQYSEIQPVYLPPADARAAFVKGSIDAWSIWDPFYAAAEKNANARVLVDGTGVNKQGGYYLASRKFADENQETIKAVLEEIQKLEEWSDKNREAVAETLSPVLGIDLDTMKRATNRKRFGVVPITDDLIATQQQVADTFYNLKLIPKKIDVKEAMLKPEQYASLSPKT, encoded by the coding sequence GTGCTTGACCAAATTCTTCAAATCTTACTCAGTCAATGGAAAGCATTGACAAAACTCCGCTTCCAGAGGCGTGACAGAAGCCAGGGACTGTTGTCTGTCTTTTCCAAGCCATTTTTTGGAGCTTTTCTTGCTGGCTTATTTCTGAGCTTGTTATTTGCTGCATGTTCTGCCAATAATACTGCTGACACTTCTAACCCTACAGCCACATCTGTTGCTAACAGTGGTTCTACCAAAGCATCAGTCCTCAGATTTGGCTATCAAAAATCAGCAATTCTCATTAAAGCCAAGGGGGTTTTGGAAAAACGCCTGCAACCCGAAGGCGTATCTGTTGAGTGGATTGAATTTCCTGCGGGTCCGCAACTTCTAGAAGCCTTAAATGTTGGCAGTATTGATTTTGGTCATACAGGCGAATCACCACCAATTTTTGCCCAAGCGGCTGGTGCAGCACTGACATACATTGCAGGAATAGCCGCTAGCCCTCAAGGTTCGGCAATTCTTGTTCCGCAAAATTCTCCTATTAAAACATTAGCCGACCTAAAAGGCAAAAAAATCGCTTTTCAAAAAGGTTCTAGCGCTCACTATATGTTGTTGCAACTGCTAGAAAAAGCAAAATTGCAATACAGTGAGATTCAACCCGTGTATTTACCTCCAGCTGATGCTCGTGCTGCCTTTGTCAAGGGTAGTATAGATGCTTGGTCTATTTGGGACCCCTTTTATGCAGCTGCTGAAAAAAACGCGAATGCTCGTGTTTTGGTAGATGGTACGGGTGTCAACAAACAAGGCGGATATTATTTAGCCAGTCGCAAGTTTGCGGATGAAAACCAAGAAACGATCAAGGCAGTCTTAGAAGAAATCCAAAAATTGGAGGAATGGTCTGATAAAAATCGGGAGGCGGTGGCAGAAACTCTTTCACCCGTATTGGGGATTGATTTGGATACAATGAAACGAGCTACCAATCGAAAACGTTTTGGGGTTGTACCCATCACTGACGATCTGATTGCTACGCAACAGCAAGTTGCAGATACATTCTACAACTTGAAGTTGATACCGAAGAAGATAGATGTTAAAGAAGCTATGTTAAAACCAGAACAATACGCGTCACTGTCTCCTAAAACATAA
- a CDS encoding MFS transporter → MWWTKKQATESSQQHDPYAAWRYRDYCFYALGHNLLLLGNQMQSVAIGWELYERTGSALILGGVGLVQVIPVILLTLPAGHIADRWDRKRTVLLTTLMLALCSLGLAVLSYARGSIPLIYVCLLLGGVAKAFNNPASSALLPQLIPLEVFGNAATWNSSGFQLAAVLGPALGGWAIALTTSATSVYVIDAVLILICFGLIAKISEVQAVRAIEPLSVKSLSAGLNFVWKQKIIFAAITLDLFAVLFGGAVALLPIYAKDILQVGPSGLGWLRAAPAFGALTMALSLAHLPPMKKAGKALLWSVAGFGVVTVVFGLSQSFWLSMLMLALSGALDNISVVIRHTLVQIGTPDRLRGRVSAVNGVFISISNELGAFESGFVAAFFGPIFSVVSGGLGTLLVVLMIALLFPEIRRLRSLQEIDSTGLNA, encoded by the coding sequence ATGTGGTGGACAAAAAAGCAGGCTACTGAATCATCTCAACAACACGATCCCTATGCAGCATGGCGCTACCGCGATTACTGTTTTTATGCACTCGGTCACAACCTCTTACTTTTAGGCAACCAAATGCAAAGCGTTGCTATTGGTTGGGAACTTTACGAACGAACGGGTTCGGCATTGATTTTAGGTGGAGTTGGTTTAGTACAGGTTATACCTGTTATCTTACTGACTTTACCTGCAGGTCATATTGCAGATAGGTGGGATCGCAAGCGCACTGTCTTGTTGACCACTTTAATGCTGGCATTATGCTCCCTTGGTTTAGCAGTTTTATCTTATGCGCGAGGTTCAATACCTCTTATTTATGTTTGTTTGCTTTTAGGTGGTGTTGCTAAAGCCTTCAATAACCCAGCATCTTCAGCTCTTCTACCTCAACTCATACCGTTAGAAGTGTTTGGTAATGCAGCAACATGGAATAGCAGTGGGTTTCAGCTAGCTGCAGTACTCGGTCCGGCTTTGGGAGGATGGGCGATCGCACTCACAACAAGTGCTACATCAGTTTATGTTATAGATGCCGTGCTGATTTTAATTTGCTTTGGCTTAATTGCAAAAATTAGCGAGGTACAAGCAGTACGTGCGATCGAACCTCTAAGTGTTAAAAGTCTATCAGCAGGGCTCAATTTTGTCTGGAAGCAAAAAATTATATTTGCTGCCATTACTTTGGACTTGTTTGCAGTCTTATTTGGTGGAGCAGTTGCTTTACTACCAATTTATGCTAAGGACATCCTGCAAGTTGGTCCTTCCGGTTTGGGATGGCTGCGTGCTGCACCCGCTTTTGGAGCTTTGACAATGGCGCTGTCTCTAGCTCACTTACCACCTATGAAAAAAGCAGGCAAAGCACTGTTATGGTCAGTTGCGGGATTTGGTGTTGTGACTGTTGTTTTTGGGCTGTCGCAATCGTTTTGGCTCTCGATGTTAATGCTTGCATTGAGTGGAGCTTTGGATAATATCAGCGTAGTCATCCGTCATACTTTAGTACAAATAGGTACACCGGATCGACTGCGGGGAAGAGTCTCTGCAGTAAACGGTGTATTCATTAGTATATCTAACGAATTAGGAGCTTTTGAATCCGGATTTGTTGCAGCTTTTTTCGGACCTATTTTTTCTGTAGTCAGTGGTGGTCTTGGAACACTGTTAGTTGTGCTGATGATTGCTTTATTGTTTCCAGAAATTCGCCGCTTGCGATCGCTTCAAGAAATTGATAGCACTGGATTGAATGCTTGA
- a CDS encoding ABC transporter substrate-binding protein, whose amino-acid sequence MKRKCHSVRDSYLMQILPSSKVLPKASRPAKFTALVTLVPLFLGVFHGSSPTLSQPASSNGATLRLGYISSGGGKSPIGPAGWALHKGRLKPELQKLGITELRLLSFPNGPNLNEALVAGQVDVGIYGDTPAIVARSNGVPTKLIGQEQVGTNAWLVAKKNGPRSLAELKGQKVATSKGSYMHRYLIGLLQKSGIAQQVTVVHLLPPEAQAALERGNVAAIAAATGTGPLLRAKGYPVLDEAVKHPDLPGTSVAVATETFLTKYPDFPKTWNRIRQTSLKEIKARPQEYYQFHAQASGYPVDIVKASFPLSQFPEEPLPARGLQLLESTKKFLVSQKLARADFPLSEWIHNQKQ is encoded by the coding sequence ATGAAAAGGAAGTGTCACTCTGTTCGCGATTCCTACCTCATGCAGATTCTACCAAGTTCAAAAGTTCTGCCAAAAGCAAGCAGACCAGCTAAATTCACAGCCCTAGTTACACTTGTGCCATTGTTTTTGGGAGTGTTTCACGGTTCGAGTCCAACTTTATCTCAACCTGCATCAAGCAATGGTGCTACCCTACGTCTTGGTTATATTAGTAGCGGCGGTGGTAAAAGCCCAATAGGACCTGCGGGATGGGCGCTTCATAAAGGTCGCCTCAAGCCAGAGTTGCAGAAGTTGGGTATTACAGAGTTGCGATTGCTTAGTTTTCCTAACGGACCAAACCTCAATGAAGCCTTAGTAGCAGGTCAAGTAGACGTTGGGATTTATGGTGATACACCAGCTATTGTAGCTCGCTCTAATGGGGTACCAACAAAATTGATCGGTCAAGAACAGGTAGGTACAAATGCTTGGTTAGTGGCTAAAAAAAATGGGCCTCGTTCATTAGCAGAGTTGAAAGGGCAAAAAGTAGCTACATCAAAAGGGTCCTATATGCACCGCTATTTGATAGGATTGTTACAAAAGTCCGGTATTGCCCAACAAGTCACTGTTGTTCACTTATTACCTCCTGAAGCACAAGCAGCATTAGAAAGAGGCAATGTAGCTGCGATCGCAGCAGCAACCGGAACAGGTCCCCTTTTACGTGCTAAAGGATATCCAGTTCTGGATGAAGCCGTCAAACATCCAGATTTACCTGGCACAAGCGTGGCTGTAGCAACCGAAACTTTTCTGACTAAGTATCCCGATTTTCCCAAAACATGGAATCGAATTAGACAAACATCACTCAAAGAAATCAAAGCTCGTCCACAAGAGTATTACCAATTTCACGCTCAAGCGTCTGGATACCCAGTCGATATTGTGAAAGCTTCTTTTCCTTTATCACAATTTCCTGAAGAACCACTACCAGCAAGGGGGCTGCAACTGTTAGAAAGTACAAAGAAGTTTTTAGTTTCACAAAAACTTGCCAGAGCGGATTTTCCACTCAGTGAGTGGATTCACAATCAAAAACAATAG
- a CDS encoding SDR family oxidoreductase — MYKKMDLQLNGQIVLVTAASKGLGKATARQFAREGAKVAICARSELVEKAAAEIENETGTEVLAIRADLTKPEDVERVIETTVTRFGGLDILVTNTGGPPSGSFDDVDLTEWETSVNLILLSAVRLIKLALPYLRKSFTPAILTITSSSTKQPVQNLILSNSIRLSVIGLTKSLSRELGLDRIRVNSILPGWTYTERVEELIAARTARNGKSPAEEIANINSTVPLGRMGKPEEFANVAVFLCSPAASFINGVMLQVDGGLCQSVL; from the coding sequence ATGTATAAAAAAATGGATTTACAACTGAACGGTCAAATTGTTTTAGTAACAGCAGCAAGCAAAGGTTTGGGTAAAGCGACAGCGCGTCAATTTGCTCGTGAGGGAGCAAAAGTAGCTATTTGCGCCCGCAGCGAGTTAGTTGAAAAAGCGGCTGCTGAAATTGAAAACGAAACGGGTACAGAAGTCTTGGCCATACGTGCAGATTTGACTAAACCCGAAGATGTTGAACGGGTTATTGAGACTACTGTCACCAGATTTGGAGGTTTGGATATCCTTGTAACAAATACAGGCGGACCGCCATCGGGTAGTTTTGATGATGTCGATCTAACGGAATGGGAGACTTCTGTAAATTTGATTTTGTTAAGTGCAGTTCGACTGATTAAACTGGCATTACCTTATTTGCGTAAATCATTTACTCCGGCAATTCTTACCATCACTTCCTCTTCAACGAAACAGCCAGTTCAAAATCTAATTTTGTCGAATTCTATTCGCTTGTCTGTGATTGGTTTAACAAAAAGTTTAAGTCGAGAACTCGGGCTTGACAGAATCCGTGTTAATAGTATCTTACCTGGTTGGACTTATACAGAACGAGTTGAAGAATTGATAGCAGCCCGTACTGCAAGAAATGGAAAATCTCCCGCAGAAGAAATTGCGAATATCAATTCTACAGTGCCTTTAGGTCGTATGGGTAAACCCGAGGAGTTTGCTAACGTTGCTGTTTTCTTGTGTTCGCCTGCGGCTTCGTTTATCAATGGAGTGATGTTGCAAGTCGATGGGGGGCTTTGTCAATCTGTGCTTTAG
- a CDS encoding NADP(H)-dependent aldo-keto reductase, producing the protein MKYNQLGESDLKVSEICLGTMTYGQQNTIEDAHLQLDYAVSQGINFIDTAEMYPVPPRAETQGRTETFIGEWLKKQQRDRLIIATKIAGPGRPITWVRGGATNIKSDNIKQAVDDSLKRLQTDYIDLYQIHWPDRYVPTFGQTEYNPHFERETVPIAEQLAAFADVIKEGKIRYLGLSNETPWGVAQFSQIAKELGLPKVVAIQNAYNLLNRVFDSALAEACRYENVGLLAYSPLGFGLLSGKYLEGNKPEKTRLTLFENFGQRYLKPNVSEAVTAYVEIARSHNLKPSQLAIAFVISRWFVTSTIVGATTLEQLQENIDSVNVTLDKEILAELNAVYTRYPNPAP; encoded by the coding sequence ATGAAGTACAATCAGCTTGGTGAGAGCGACCTTAAGGTTTCCGAAATTTGTCTTGGAACCATGACCTACGGTCAGCAGAATACCATTGAAGACGCACATCTACAGCTAGACTATGCCGTTAGCCAAGGGATTAACTTTATTGACACGGCAGAAATGTACCCAGTACCACCCCGTGCTGAAACACAAGGGCGAACTGAAACTTTTATCGGTGAATGGTTGAAAAAGCAACAGCGGGATAGACTGATTATTGCTACAAAAATTGCCGGACCCGGTCGCCCCATAACTTGGGTAAGGGGAGGAGCGACGAACATAAAAAGCGACAACATCAAGCAAGCGGTAGATGACAGCCTCAAGCGATTGCAAACAGATTACATCGATTTGTACCAAATCCACTGGCCCGATCGCTACGTTCCTACCTTTGGACAAACAGAGTACAACCCTCATTTTGAGCGTGAGACAGTACCCATCGCCGAACAGCTAGCAGCTTTTGCTGATGTCATTAAGGAGGGAAAAATCCGCTACCTGGGTTTAAGTAATGAAACTCCTTGGGGAGTGGCTCAGTTTAGTCAGATTGCCAAAGAGTTAGGGCTGCCCAAAGTTGTTGCCATTCAAAACGCTTATAATTTACTGAATCGGGTGTTTGATTCTGCTTTAGCAGAAGCTTGCCGTTACGAGAATGTTGGTTTGCTAGCTTACAGCCCTTTAGGATTTGGTTTACTATCAGGCAAATACTTAGAAGGCAATAAACCGGAGAAGACACGACTGACTCTTTTTGAAAACTTTGGACAGCGCTATCTCAAGCCGAATGTAAGTGAAGCGGTTACGGCTTATGTTGAAATTGCCCGCAGTCACAATCTCAAACCCTCACAATTAGCTATCGCCTTTGTCATCAGCCGTTGGTTTGTCACCAGTACGATCGTTGGTGCAACAACTCTCGAACAACTTCAAGAGAACATAGATAGCGTTAATGTAACTCTAGATAAAGAGATACTGGCAGAATTGAATGCCGTTTACACTCGTTATCCCAATCCTGCCCCATAA
- a CDS encoding iron uptake porin, with translation MNKIVWNLLLATPVILSIFSATHTKAVAQSTETTEQTKKSEERLSEPDTSSSSFLLKPKEKSFSRTPSVSELESGSTPTVQSQSSSAKQKGNLPQTTSVSQLSDVQPTDWAFVALQSLVERYGCIVGYPDNTYRGNRALSRYEFAAGLNSCLDQINRLIASSTADLLTKEELAALERLTKEFGPEIAELRGRVDGLEPRVAEVEANQFSTTTKLVGDAVFVLADAIGPRANNTEPDDTDDDSNTIFGYRARLGLQTSFTGRDQLTTSLTAYGIPNMGASTGTQMTRFTLDGGANYPDNDLYVDALYYRFPIGSKATAWVGTRTLNPPAYMPTVTNLTGSALNGAFSRFGQFNPTVYRPGFDGAGVAFAYRFSDQLQFHASYILENFQSNLPTRGLSNSTSLAIGQLTFSPSRKLDVALTYARKYYIAQSGFNLTGGTGSAFARNPFQQNATTSDNFGLQFNWRATPGFALGGWFGYTRAHQETGGDSEATILNGALTLGFPDLFKEGNLGGFVIGVPPKVTDTDYRVAGQRREDPDTSLHIEAFYRFRLNSNISVTPVVYVITKPEHNDANDPIWVGVLRTSFAF, from the coding sequence ATGAACAAAATTGTTTGGAACTTACTGCTCGCTACTCCGGTTATTTTAAGTATCTTCTCAGCCACTCATACAAAAGCTGTTGCCCAGTCAACAGAAACAACAGAACAGACAAAAAAAAGTGAAGAAAGATTAAGTGAACCAGATACTTCATCAAGTTCTTTTTTGCTCAAACCTAAAGAAAAGAGTTTCTCACGAACACCATCAGTTTCTGAGTTGGAAAGTGGCTCTACACCAACTGTACAATCGCAAAGTTCTTCAGCAAAACAGAAAGGAAATTTGCCACAAACTACATCGGTTTCCCAACTTTCGGATGTACAACCAACTGATTGGGCTTTTGTCGCACTTCAATCGTTGGTTGAGCGTTATGGTTGTATTGTAGGCTATCCAGACAACACTTATCGTGGTAACCGCGCTCTTTCTCGTTATGAGTTTGCTGCAGGTCTTAATTCATGCTTGGATCAAATCAATCGCCTCATTGCCTCTTCTACAGCTGATTTGTTAACTAAAGAAGAGTTAGCTGCTTTAGAAAGATTAACTAAAGAGTTTGGACCGGAAATTGCTGAGTTACGAGGGCGAGTGGACGGTTTGGAACCTCGTGTTGCTGAAGTAGAAGCCAATCAATTTTCCACAACGACCAAATTGGTAGGTGATGCCGTCTTTGTACTGGCTGATGCCATCGGACCGCGAGCAAACAACACAGAACCGGATGATACTGACGATGACTCTAACACCATTTTTGGTTACCGCGCCAGACTGGGTTTACAAACTAGTTTTACCGGTAGAGACCAGTTAACAACAAGTTTAACGGCATATGGTATTCCTAACATGGGAGCTTCCACAGGAACTCAAATGACCCGTTTTACCTTAGATGGAGGGGCTAACTACCCAGATAATGACTTGTATGTTGATGCTCTGTATTATCGTTTCCCCATAGGCAGCAAGGCAACTGCTTGGGTAGGTACTCGGACACTCAATCCACCTGCTTATATGCCGACAGTTACAAACTTAACGGGTAGCGCTCTCAACGGTGCTTTTTCTCGATTTGGACAGTTTAACCCCACTGTTTACCGACCCGGTTTTGATGGTGCGGGGGTAGCATTTGCTTACCGATTTAGCGACCAACTGCAATTTCACGCAAGTTACATACTTGAGAACTTTCAATCTAATTTACCAACAAGAGGTTTAAGCAACAGCACGTCCCTCGCCATTGGTCAACTCACTTTCTCTCCCAGTCGCAAATTAGATGTTGCTTTGACTTATGCTCGCAAATACTATATTGCTCAATCTGGTTTTAACTTGACTGGAGGTACGGGAAGCGCCTTTGCCAGAAATCCTTTTCAGCAAAATGCTACAACATCTGATAATTTTGGGCTTCAATTCAACTGGAGAGCCACTCCTGGCTTTGCTCTGGGCGGTTGGTTTGGCTATACTCGCGCACACCAAGAAACAGGAGGTGATAGCGAAGCAACAATTCTCAATGGTGCGCTCACTCTTGGGTTCCCCGATTTATTTAAAGAAGGTAATTTAGGAGGATTTGTGATTGGTGTACCGCCCAAAGTGACAGATACTGACTATAGAGTAGCAGGACAGCGCAGAGAAGATCCAGATACTTCTTTACATATTGAGGCTTTCTATCGCTTCCGGTTAAATAGCAATATCAGTGTTACGCCCGTTGTTTATGTGATTACCAAACCAGAACATAATGATGCTAATGACCCAATTTGGGTAGGCGTTCTTCGTACCAGTTTTGCTTTTTAG
- a CDS encoding NADPH-dependent oxidoreductase: protein MTNLTELLHHRYGVDTINTDIPWNETIANLLSHRSIRAYLSDSVPPGTLETLVAAAQSASTSSNLQTWSVVAVEDAQRKEKLSQLARNQAHIRQCPLFLVWLADLARLAYIAESRGLPHEGLDYLEMFLMAAIDAALAAQNATVAAESLGLGTVYIGALRNHPEEVAEVLNLPPHVFAVFGLCVGYPNPAQPAAIKPRLSQSAILHRETYKLAEQDEAIAQYNEVMKDFYTSQQMSVPGDWSEHSVKRVISAESLSGRDRLREALKTLGFELR, encoded by the coding sequence ATGACAAATCTAACCGAGTTATTACACCACCGCTATGGTGTTGATACCATTAATACAGATATTCCTTGGAACGAGACTATAGCAAATTTGCTTTCTCACCGTTCGATTCGTGCTTATCTTTCCGATTCTGTACCGCCCGGTACCCTGGAAACTTTGGTTGCTGCGGCTCAATCTGCCTCTACTTCCTCTAATCTTCAAACATGGAGTGTCGTAGCTGTAGAAGATGCACAACGCAAAGAAAAATTGTCACAACTGGCTAGAAATCAGGCTCATATTCGGCAATGTCCTCTATTTCTTGTTTGGCTAGCCGATCTAGCCCGTCTGGCTTACATTGCTGAGAGTCGCGGTTTGCCTCATGAGGGTTTGGATTATTTAGAAATGTTCCTGATGGCAGCCATAGATGCAGCACTAGCAGCCCAAAACGCAACTGTAGCTGCTGAGTCTCTGGGTTTGGGAACAGTGTATATTGGTGCATTGCGGAATCATCCTGAGGAAGTCGCTGAAGTTCTTAATTTGCCTCCTCATGTCTTTGCTGTATTTGGGTTGTGCGTGGGTTATCCAAATCCCGCTCAACCTGCTGCTATTAAACCACGTTTGTCCCAGTCAGCTATATTGCATCGGGAAACGTACAAGCTGGCAGAGCAAGATGAGGCGATCGCACAATATAATGAGGTCATGAAAGATTTTTACACCTCGCAACAGATGAGCGTTCCAGGCGACTGGTCGGAGCATTCTGTTAAGCGAGTGATTTCGGCTGAGTCTTTATCCGGACGCGATCGCTTGCGTGAAGCTTTGAAAACTTTAGGCTTCGAGCTGCGATAA
- a CDS encoding FAD-dependent oxidoreductase encodes MKHSSTGDFDPNIQADVLVIGGGPAGTWAAWSAATSGGNVVLVDKGYCGTSGCAAASGNGVWYVPPDPEAREAAMASREALGGYLSNRDWMKRVLDRTYTNVNLLADWGYPFPTDDEGKPYRRSLQGPEYMRLMRKQVKRAGVTILDHSPALQLLVDSEGTVAGATGVHRQSGKTWMVRAGAVIIATGGCAFLSKALGCNVLTGDGYLMAAEAGAQMSGMEFSNAYAIAPAFSSVTKTLFYNWATFTYEDGTPIPGAGSQRGRSVIAQTLLTQPVYAILDKAEEDMRAAMRKAQPNFFLPFDRAGIDPFTQHFPVTLRLEGTVRGTGGIRIIDNTCATSVAGLYAAGDAATRELVCGGFTGGGSHNAAWALSSGYWAGQSAASYAKQLGERAKVRDTEPIGEIAFNPTSKHTLNVEEAIRATQAEVFPYDRNYFRTEKGLTESLHNLDDLWKEIRTSLAVNDRNLIRAREAAAMVATARWMYNSALARKETRGMHKHLDYPQQDTNQQRSLVSGGLDKVWVKGLEAENWGLGSKN; translated from the coding sequence ATGAAGCATTCATCTACAGGCGATTTTGACCCAAACATACAAGCAGATGTACTCGTTATAGGAGGCGGTCCTGCTGGCACTTGGGCTGCTTGGAGTGCAGCAACTTCCGGTGGGAATGTTGTTCTCGTAGATAAAGGATATTGCGGTACAAGTGGATGTGCGGCTGCATCTGGAAATGGTGTGTGGTATGTACCGCCCGATCCAGAAGCAAGGGAAGCAGCTATGGCATCTCGCGAAGCTTTGGGTGGCTATTTATCAAACCGCGATTGGATGAAGCGGGTTCTCGATCGAACCTATACCAACGTGAACTTGCTTGCTGACTGGGGTTATCCCTTTCCTACAGATGATGAGGGCAAACCCTACCGCCGTTCTTTGCAGGGTCCAGAGTATATGCGACTGATGCGAAAGCAAGTCAAACGGGCAGGGGTAACAATTTTAGATCATAGCCCAGCTTTGCAACTGCTTGTAGATTCTGAGGGTACAGTTGCAGGAGCAACCGGAGTCCATCGTCAGTCTGGTAAAACATGGATGGTTCGGGCTGGGGCGGTCATCATTGCAACTGGAGGCTGTGCTTTTTTAAGTAAAGCACTCGGGTGCAATGTCTTGACAGGGGACGGCTACCTCATGGCAGCCGAAGCGGGTGCTCAAATGTCAGGTATGGAATTTTCTAATGCCTATGCGATCGCACCCGCTTTTTCTTCCGTTACCAAAACCCTATTTTACAACTGGGCAACATTTACTTACGAAGACGGCACACCAATTCCGGGTGCGGGATCGCAACGAGGTCGTTCCGTTATTGCCCAAACCCTTTTGACACAACCAGTGTATGCCATATTGGACAAAGCAGAAGAAGATATGAGGGCAGCTATGCGGAAAGCACAGCCTAACTTCTTCTTACCATTTGACCGTGCGGGTATCGATCCATTCACCCAACACTTTCCCGTCACGCTCCGTTTAGAAGGAACCGTGCGCGGTACTGGCGGAATCAGAATTATAGATAATACCTGTGCCACATCTGTTGCGGGATTGTATGCAGCAGGAGATGCTGCAACAAGAGAATTAGTTTGTGGAGGATTCACAGGAGGCGGTAGCCATAATGCAGCTTGGGCATTGTCTTCCGGTTATTGGGCAGGGCAGTCTGCGGCATCCTACGCCAAACAACTAGGAGAGCGAGCAAAAGTTCGCGACACCGAACCAATAGGCGAAATTGCATTCAATCCTACAAGCAAACACACTCTTAACGTGGAAGAAGCAATTCGGGCAACTCAAGCCGAAGTCTTCCCATACGATCGCAATTATTTCCGCACCGAAAAAGGCTTGACAGAATCCCTACACAACTTAGATGACCTTTGGAAAGAAATCCGCACTAGCCTTGCAGTGAACGATCGCAATCTCATCCGAGCAAGAGAAGCCGCAGCGATGGTAGCAACGGCAAGATGGATGTATAACAGCGCTCTAGCAAGGAAAGAGACTCGCGGAATGCACAAACATTTAGACTATCCACAACAAGACACCAATCAACAGCGTTCTTTAGTTAGTGGAGGTTTAGATAAAGTGTGGGTTAAGGGACTGGAGGCTGAGAACTGGGGACTGGGAAGTAAAAACTAG
- a CDS encoding D-2-hydroxyacid dehydrogenase: MKLILPTDIVEDLKPQLPSDVNVVRLDSDGNIDGDATDAEVYFSWFLLKPTILNTVLEAAPKLRWHHAPNAGVDRILTPTNLEQYLKRDITLTNGAGVHSIPIAEFAIAFMLAHAKHLRELYDLQDQHLWKRGFPIRELLDSTLLIIGAGGIGQEIAARAKAFGMRILGSRRDPQALPNFDKIVGADEWRSLLSESDYVVVATPLTPETRGLIDEAALQAMRPDTYLINIARGGVVDEPALIKALQEGWIAGAGLDTVLTEPLPPESPLWSLPNVFLTPHCTGHSPRVKERTLALFLDNLERYRTGRSLRNVVDKKAGY, from the coding sequence ATGAAACTTATATTACCTACAGACATTGTAGAAGACCTCAAACCACAACTACCTTCAGACGTCAATGTTGTACGTCTAGATAGTGATGGCAATATTGATGGCGATGCGACAGATGCTGAAGTTTATTTCAGTTGGTTTTTGCTAAAACCGACAATCTTAAATACAGTACTAGAAGCAGCACCAAAACTACGGTGGCATCATGCACCTAATGCTGGCGTCGATCGCATTCTCACACCAACGAACTTGGAACAGTACTTAAAACGCGATATTACTCTCACCAATGGGGCGGGAGTTCATTCGATCCCCATAGCTGAATTTGCGATCGCTTTTATGCTAGCTCATGCCAAGCATCTGCGAGAATTATACGATTTACAAGACCAACATCTCTGGAAAAGAGGTTTTCCCATCCGAGAATTATTAGATTCAACTCTATTAATTATTGGTGCTGGTGGTATTGGACAAGAGATTGCTGCTCGTGCTAAAGCCTTTGGTATGAGAATATTGGGAAGTCGCCGCGATCCCCAAGCATTACCAAATTTCGATAAAATTGTGGGTGCAGATGAATGGCGTTCTCTTCTCTCTGAATCAGACTATGTCGTTGTTGCAACACCGCTGACCCCGGAAACTAGGGGTTTGATAGATGAAGCAGCACTGCAAGCCATGCGTCCTGACACCTACTTGATTAATATAGCTCGCGGTGGAGTTGTAGATGAACCTGCATTGATCAAAGCTCTCCAAGAAGGTTGGATTGCAGGTGCTGGATTAGACACAGTATTGACCGAACCCTTACCACCCGAAAGCCCTTTGTGGTCGCTTCCCAACGTCTTTCTAACACCACACTGCACCGGTCACTCTCCAAGAGTCAAAGAACGCACTCTAGCTCTTTTTTTAGATAATTTAGAACGTTACCGTACAGGGAGATCCCTACGAAATGTGGTGGACAAAAAAGCAGGCTACTGA